From the Lampris incognitus isolate fLamInc1 chromosome 10, fLamInc1.hap2, whole genome shotgun sequence genome, one window contains:
- the slc4a1a gene encoding solute carrier family 4 member 1a (Diego blood group), which yields MENNITFQEGSDTSYENNDFTFPSPFTLSSPSHSGSYDLEQRRTEEEKETPVETIILPSDSEAYLNLNTNANTRGDAQAYVELNEFQGTNWQERGRWIGYEENLDLATGKWSRSHVSYLTFKSLIQLRRTMSTGAVILDLNASSLSAVLEKIVDELQKKNEIRSSDRDALLRVLLMKRSQSETAAVTPSGDIEMNTFSVTKKREISDNMEASIILSGVLDFLEKPAVAFVRLKDSVVMESALEAPVPVRFIFVLVGPSYSGLDFHESGRAMGTLMADWVFSLEAYLAQSDKELTNAIADFTDCSIVIPPTEIQDQAMLEPIVNFQAKMLCDRFRPFDSRLAFGDRVKFEKPPEEPREDPLARTGIPFGGMVRDMKRRYRHYLSDFTDAMNPQVLAAVIFIYFAALSPAITFGGLLSDKTEKMMGVSELMISTSIQGIIFCLIAAQPVLVIGFSGPLLVFEEAFYAFCKAQNIEYIVGRIWVGMWLIVIVIIIVAVEGSFLVRFISRFTQEIFSILISLIFIYETFSKLIKIFKAHPLILNYDHLNDTLENPFHPVIKEHVEYHPDGNKTVKEIEYERPYPNTALLSMCLMFGCFFIAYFLRQFKNGHFLPGPIRRLIGDFGVPIAIFIMIAVDICIEDAYTQKLVVPKGIEVTNPRARGWFINPMGEKQDFPIWMMAACCVPALLVFILIFLESQITTLIVSKPERKMMKGSGFHFDLLILVTMGGIASVFGVPWLSAATVRSVTHANALTVMSKGPKPEIEKVLEQRISGFLVAIMVGVSIYMEPILKMIPMTALFGIFLYMGITSLSGIQMWDRMLLLIVPKKYHPSDAYATRVRTSRMHLFTIIQIVCLAVLWVVKISPFSLALPFVLILTIPLRIFMTGRVFSHMEMKCLDADDAKVVFEEEPGEDVYNESPLP from the exons ATGGAAAACAACATCACTTTTCAAGAG GGTAGTGACACATCATACGAAAACAATGACTTCACCTTCCCTTCCCCTTTCACACT GAGCAGCCCCAGCCACAGCGGCAGCTATGACCTGGAGCAGAGGAggacagaggaggagaaggagacacCAGTGGAGACCATAATTCTCCCCTCAGACTCAGAGG CATATTTGAACCTAAACACCAATGCCAACACGAGAGGTGATGCTCAG GCCTATGTGGAACTTAATGAGTTCCAGGGCACCAACTGGCAGGAACGTGGCCGATGGATTGGCTATGAGGAGAACTTGGACCTAGCCACAGGAAAATGGAGCCGCTCACATGTCTCCTACCTCACCTTTAAGAGTCTGATCCAGCTTCGCAGGACCATGAGCACAG GGGCTGTTATCCTTGACCTGAATGCCAGCAGTCTGTCTGCCGTGCTTGAGAAGATAGTTGATGAACTACAGAAGAAGAATGAGATTCGCAGCAGTGATCGAGATGCCCTTCTGAGGGTTCTCTTGATGAAACGGAG TCAGTCTGAGACAGCTGCGGTTACTCCCTCAGGAGACATTGAGATGAACACCTTTTCTGTCACTAAGAAG AGAGAAATCTCAGACAATATGGAGGCCTCCATTATCCTGTCAG GTGTGCTGGATTTTCTGGAGAAGCCAGCGGTAGCCTTCGTTCGGCTGAAGGACTCTGTGGTGATGGAGTCTGCCCTGGAGGCCCCGGTGCCTGTACGCTTCATCTTTGTCCTGGTGGGCCCCAGTTATAGTGGACTGGACTTCCATGAGAGTGGACGTGCCATGGGCACCCTGATGGCTGACTGG GTATTCAGCCTGGAGGCCTACCTGGCCCAGAGTGATAAAGAACTGACCAACGCCATCGCTGACTTCACGGACTGCAGCATTGTCATCCCCCCCACTGAAATCCAGGACCAGGCCATGCTGGAGCCCATCGTCAATTTCCAGGCGAAAATGCTGTGTGACAGATTTCGCCCCTTTGACAGCCGCCTCGCCTTTGGAGACAGGGTCAAAT TTGAGAAGCCCCCAGAGGAGCCCAGAGAGGACCCTCTGGCCCGCACAGGCATTCCTTTTGGTGGGATGGTGCGAGACATGAAACGCCGCTACCGACACTACCTCAGTGACTTCACTGACGCCATGAACCCACAGGTCCTGGCTGCTGTCATCTTCATCTACTTTGCTGCCCTGTCCCCTGCCATTACTTTTGGAGGACTTTTAT CCGATAAAACTGAAAAAATGATGGGTGTCTCAGAGCTTATGATCTCCACCAGCATTCAGGGAATCATCTTCTGTCTCATCGCTGCCCAGCCAGTTCTCGTCATCGGCTTCTCCGGACCACTGCTGGTGTTTGAGGAAGCTTTCTATGCA TTCTGCAAGGCTCAGAACATTGAATACATTGTGGGCCGCATCTGGGTGGGAATGTGGCTGATAGTGATCGTGATCATTATTGTGGCTGTGGAGGGCAGCTTCCTGGTCCGCTTCATCTCCCGCTTCACCCAGGAAATTTTCTCCATCCTCATCtctctcatcttcatctatgagACCTTCAGCAAACTCATCAAG ATCTTCAAAGCCCACCCCCTTATTTTGAACTATGACCATCTGAACGACACACTGGAGAACCCCTTCCACCCAGTCATCAAGGAGCACGTAGAGTACCACCCGGATGGCAATAAGACCGTTAAAGAGATTGAGTATGAGAGGCCCTACCCCAACACTGCACTGCTATCCATGTGCCTCATGTTTGGCTGTTTCTTCATTGCATACTTCCTGCGGCAGTTCAAGAATGGTCACTTCCTTCCTGGCCCA ATTCGTCGCTTGATTGGAGACTTTGGTGTGCCAATTGCTATTTTCATCATGATAGCTGTGGATATCTGTATTGAGGATGCCTATACTCAG AAATTGGTTGTGCCAAAAGGTATTGAGGTAACCAACCCTAGAGCTAGAGGCTGGTTCATCAATCCCATGGGAGAGAAGCAGGACTTCCCCATCTGGATGATGGCAGCCTGCTGCGTGCCAGCACTGCTGGTCTTCATCCTCATCTTCCTCGAATCCCAGATCACTAC GTTGATTGTGAGCAAGCCTGAGAGGAAGATGATGAAAGGATCTGGATTCCATTTTGATCTACTCATCCTGGTCACTATGGGTGGTATTGCCTCTGTCTTTGGTGTTCCCTGGCTCAGCGCTGCCACAGTGCGTTCTGTCACCCATGCTAATGCCCTCACTGTCATGAGCAAGGGCCCGAAGCCAGAGATTGAGAAGGTGCTTGAGCAGAGGATCAGTGGCTTTCTTGTGGCCATAATGGTTG GCGTGTCTATTTACATGGAACCTATACTGAAGATGATCCCCATGACAGCGTTGTTTGGAATCTTCCTCTACATGGGTATCACCTCCCTTAGTGGGATTCAGATGTGGGACAGGATGCTTCTTCTGATAGTACCCAAGAAGTACCACCCCTCGGATGCCTATGCCACCAGG GTGAGAACATCAAGGATGCATTTGTTCACTATAATCCAGATCGTGTGCCTGGCTGTTCTGTGGGTTGTCAAGATCAGCCCCTTCTCCCTAGCACTGCCATTCGTCCTTATTCTGACCATCCCACTGCGTATATTCATGACCGGCAGGGTCTTCTCTCACATGGAGATGAAATGT CTGGATGCCGATGATGCCAAAGTGGTTTTCGAGGAGGAACCCGGGGAGGATGTGTACAATGAGTCACCACTACCATAA
- the ubtf gene encoding nucleolar transcription factor 1 translates to MNGQMESANQDQVWAQDDLLKLLDAMKVALPQKDLTKYKTSEAHLDWGKVAFNSYTAEMCKQKWQEVSKEIRKFRTLTELIFDAQDYIKNPYKGKKLKKHPDFPKKPLTPYFRFFMEKRAKYAKLHPEMSNLDLTKILSKKYRELPEKKKKKYVEDFLRDKESFVQSMLKFREQHPDLVESMAKKGSNVPEKPKTPQQLWYNHEKKAFLKVHPDATTKDIKESLGKQWTQLSDKKRLKWIAKSLEQQKQYEETMREYIQQHPDLNMTLEDIVKSTLTKAERQLKDKSDGRPDKPPPNGYSMFCAELMSSMKDVPSTERMVMCSQRWKLLKQNEKDTYQKRCEQRKKEYEIEMNRFLCSLSEKEQQRVLAEQKMIGFKKSSGASSPATKKKSSKAKVSPEKPKRPISAMFIFSEEKRPKLQQERPDLADSELTRLLARMWNELPDKKKEKYKRLEMVLKAESAKKEEEDRRLPDPPKTAQDIWQQSVIGDYLARFKNDRPKAQKAMEGTWNTMEKKEKIMWIKKAAEDQKRYERELCEMRSPATAIASGKKMKFEGEPKKPPSNGYQKFSQEMLSNGELNHLPMKERMTEIGGRWQRLPLKEKDRYKKIAEEKQRQYKVLLEQWLASLSSQERNTYKEYNSQKRKSTAKPGGPNAKSKAKSKKSESEEEDDEDEEDEDEQEKASSEADSSSEEEEEDEDDEDDDEDDDEDDNDEDEAEDKENKSEDSSSESSSAETSDTDSD, encoded by the exons ATGAACGGACAAATGGAGTCGGCCAACCAAGACCAAG TGTGGGCACAGGATGACCTCTTAAAACTGCTTGATGCAATGAAAGTGGCCCTGCCTCAGAAGGATCTGACCAAGTACAAGACATCTGAGGCCCACCTTGACTGGGGAAAGGTGGCTTTCAACTCTTACACTGCAGAGATGTGTAAGCAGAAGTGGCAAGAGGTCTCCAAAGAG ATTCGCAAGTTTCGTACATTAACAGAGCTGATCTTTGATGCCCAGGACTACATCAAAAACCCCTATAAAGGGAAGAAATTAAAG AAACACCCAGATTTCCCCAAAAAACCCTTGACTCCCTACTTCCGCTTCTTCATGGAAAAGAGAGCAAAATATGCTAAACTCCACCCTGAGATGAGCAACTTGGATCTCACTAAGATCCTCTCAAAGAAGTATAGGGAGCTGccagaaaaaaagaag AAAAAATACGTGGAAGACTTTTTGAGAGACAAAGAATCATTTGTGCAAAGTATGCTGAAGTTCAG agaacagcacccAGATCTTGTGGAGAGCATGGCCAAGAAAGGTTCAAATGTTCCAGAGAAGCCTAAGACACCTCAACAGCTGTGGTACAACCATGAAAAGAAGGCTTTCCTCAAAGTACACCCAGAT GCTACCACTAAAGACATTAAAGAAAGTCTTGGGAAGCAGTGGACACAGTTGTCTGACAAGAAGAGGCTCAAATGGATTGCAAAGTCTCTGGAGCAACAGAAACAATATGAG GAGACAATGCGAGAATATATCCAGCAGCACCCAGACCTTAACATGACCCTGGAGGACATTGTCAAATCTACCCTGACCAAGGCTGAGCGGCAACTGAAGGATAAGTCTGATGGCCGGCCTGATAAGCCACCTCC AAATGGTTATTCTATGTTTTGTGCGGAGTTGATGTCAAGCATGAAGGACGTACCCAGCACAGAACGCATGGTCATGTGCAGCCAACGATGGAAGCTACTAAAACAGAATGAAAAAGATACCTACCAGAAACGCTGTGAACAG agaaagaaagaatatgaaattgAGATGAACAGATTTCTCTGT AGTTTGTCAGAGAAAGAACAGCAGCGGGTTTTGGCAGAGCAGAAGATGATAGGATTTAAGAAGAGCAGTGGGGCCAGCAGTCCTGCCACCAAAAAAAAGAGCTCCAAAGCAAAA GTCAGCCCAGAGAAGCCCAAAAGGCCCATTTCAGCCATGTTCATCTTCTCTGAGGAAAAGCGCCCCAAACTGCAGCAGGAGCGGCCCGACCTGGCTGACAGTGAGCTCACAAGACTGCTGGCACGCATGTGGAATGAACTGCCGGATAAAAAGAAG GAGAAATATAAGCGCCTTGAAATGGTTCTCAAAGCAGAGTCAGcgaaaaaagaggaagaggaccGTCGTCTGCCAGACCCACCCAAGACTGCACAGGACATCTGGCAGCAGAGCGTCATTGGAGACTACCTGGCCAGATTTAAG AACGACCGTCCAAAGGCACAAAAAGCAATGGAGGGAACCTGGAACACCatggagaaaaaggagaagatCATGTGGATCAAGAAGGCAGCAGAGGACCAGAAAAGATATGAG AGAGAGCTGTGTGAAATGCGGTCACCTGCAACTGCCATTGCCTCAGGGAAGAAGATGAAGTTTGAGGGTGAACCCAAGAAACCGCCATC AAATGGATATCAAAAGTTCTCTCAGGAGATGCTGTCTAATGGAGAGCTGAACCACCTCCCTATGAAAGAGCGCATGACTGAGATTGGGGGTCGCTGGCAGAGGTTGCCGCTGAAGGAAAAGGATCGCTACAAGAAGATAGCAGAGGAGAAGCAGAGGCAGTACAAAGTACTGCTGGAACAGTGGCTGGCG AGCCTGTCGTCTCAAGAGAGAAATACGTACAAAGAGTATAACTCACAA AAAAGAAAGAGTACAGCAAAACCAGGGGGCCCCAATGCCAAATCAAAGGCCAAGTCCAAGAAGTCG GAATCTGAGGAAGAAGATGACGAGGATGAGGAAGATGAGGATGAGCAGGAGAAGGCATCCTCTGAGGCAGACTCATccagtgaggaggaggaagaggacgaggatgatgaggatgac gatgaggatgatgatgaagatgacaaTGATGAAGATGAGGCGGAGGATAAGGAGAACAAGTCTGAGGATAGCAGCAGTGAGTCGAGTTCAGCAGAGACCTCGGACACTGACTCAGACTGA